The genomic window CCGTGGCATCCACTGATAATATTTTTACATCTTTGCCTGGTTTTAAACCTGCTTCTTTAATTGCTTGTGCCGCACCAAGGCCCATTTCATCATTTTGCGCAAATACGGCTGCAATTTCTTTGCCTGGATGCTTCTTTAGCCAAGCTTCCATAACTGCCTTGCCTTCTGTTGCACTCCAATTTCCGGTTTGGCTTTCAATAATTTTAATGCCGCATTCGCCCATTTTTTCACGAAATCCCTGACCGCGATCTTTAGCTGCAGATGAACCAACATTACCAACTAACTCAACTACATTTTTATTTTCGCTTCCTTTAAGCAATTTGCACATCTCAACAGCAGCTTTACGCCCTTCTTCAGCAAAATCTGAGCCAATATAAGTAGCATAGAGATCTTCAGGGGCATCAATGCGGCGATCCTCTAAAACTACAAGCTTATTAGCCGATTTTGCTTCTTTTAAAACATCTTCCCAGCCTGTTGTTTCAAGTGCAGCTAGAATAATAACATTAACTTTTGGATCAGCAATAAAGTTACGAAAAGCTGACACTTGATTCTCAAGCTTATTTTGTGCGTCATAAAATTTAAGCTTTATACCAAGTCGATTGGCTGTCTCTTTAAAAGAGCTAGTGTTTGCCGTACGCCAGCCTCCTTCTGATCCAGTTTGAATGAACCCGACTACCATATCTTTATATTGGTAAGTCTTCTTCTTACTAGCAAAAGATAAAGTCGGGGCAAGTATCATTAAACATACAAGAAAC from Deltaproteobacteria bacterium includes these protein-coding regions:
- a CDS encoding ABC transporter substrate-binding protein, with translation MQKKFKWFLVCLMILAPTLSFASKKKTYQYKDMVVGFIQTGSEGGWRTANTSSFKETANRLGIKLKFYDAQNKLENQVSAFRNFIADPKVNVIILAALETTGWEDVLKEAKSANKLVVLEDRRIDAPEDLYATYIGSDFAEEGRKAAVEMCKLLKGSENKNVVELVGNVGSSAAKDRGQGFREKMGECGIKIIESQTGNWSATEGKAVMEAWLKKHPGKEIAAVFAQNDEMGLGAAQAIKEAGLKPGKDVKILSVDAT